In Pectobacterium aroidearum, the following are encoded in one genomic region:
- a CDS encoding FAD-binding oxidoreductase, producing the protein MKIKHLPFDQNRNGWSADLIDKPNYPQQRGKITADWLVIGAGYAGIAFAQRLAEQRPDKHIILLDAGEIGDNASGRNSGFVIDLPHNIGSSTAELEKAAAYRRLLQSGVAHLKEKVDRHAIACDWSVAGKYHCAVSSTFNGLIDTYVRELDDLGESYQVVEKDELARRLGTSFYHRAVYTPNCILLNPAALVVGLVANLPKNVTVYAHSPALNIETGSRIRVETPYGEIQADKLMMAINGAARGLPLFNGRVFAVATFATLTEPLNAEQIARMGDMPDWGLTPVNALASATLRYTRDHRFLIREHVKFAPELVNSAVETGRHARRHAAIFARMFPQLSDVKMAHTWSGLISVTRNGAPIWGQLSDNVYASAGCNGAGLSKQTAAGHILADLALGEDNPLIGDMQSLGQANYLPPRPFLDVGVNGYLTSERWKARSER; encoded by the coding sequence GTGAAAATCAAACACCTTCCTTTCGATCAGAATCGTAATGGCTGGTCGGCAGATCTTATCGATAAACCGAATTACCCACAGCAGCGTGGAAAAATAACCGCGGACTGGCTGGTGATCGGCGCAGGCTATGCGGGGATCGCCTTTGCACAGCGTCTGGCTGAACAGCGCCCGGATAAACACATTATCCTGCTGGATGCCGGCGAGATTGGCGACAATGCCTCTGGGCGTAATTCTGGTTTCGTCATCGATTTGCCGCACAATATCGGCAGCTCGACGGCCGAGCTGGAAAAAGCGGCGGCTTATCGCCGTCTGTTGCAGTCCGGCGTGGCGCATCTGAAAGAGAAGGTGGATCGCCATGCTATCGCGTGCGACTGGAGCGTGGCGGGTAAATATCACTGTGCGGTCAGTTCGACGTTCAACGGCCTGATCGACACCTATGTCCGTGAATTGGACGATCTGGGTGAATCCTATCAGGTGGTGGAAAAAGACGAGCTTGCTCGTCGCCTCGGCACGTCTTTCTATCATCGCGCCGTGTATACCCCCAATTGCATTCTGCTAAACCCGGCGGCGCTGGTGGTTGGGTTAGTGGCGAACCTGCCGAAGAACGTGACGGTTTACGCCCATTCTCCGGCACTGAATATCGAGACAGGTTCGCGCATTCGCGTGGAAACGCCCTATGGCGAGATTCAGGCGGATAAGCTGATGATGGCGATTAACGGCGCGGCGCGTGGCTTGCCGTTGTTCAATGGTCGGGTGTTTGCCGTGGCGACTTTCGCGACGCTGACGGAACCGCTGAATGCGGAACAGATAGCACGTATGGGCGACATGCCGGACTGGGGGCTAACGCCGGTCAATGCGCTAGCCAGTGCCACACTACGCTATACGCGTGACCATCGTTTCCTTATTCGGGAGCATGTGAAATTTGCCCCGGAGCTGGTCAATAGTGCGGTAGAAACCGGACGCCACGCGCGGCGTCATGCGGCTATTTTTGCCCGCATGTTCCCACAGTTGAGTGATGTGAAAATGGCGCATACCTGGTCAGGGCTGATTAGCGTCACACGCAACGGGGCACCAATTTGGGGACAGCTAAGCGACAATGTGTACGCGTCAGCAGGCTGTAACGGGGCAGGTCTGTCGAAGCAAACCGCTGCCGGACATATTCTGGCGGATTTGGCACTGGGTGAAGACAACCCGCTGATTGGCGATATGCAATCGCTCGGGCAGGCGAACTACCTGCCGCCACGCCCTTTCCTGGATGTGGGGGTGAACGGTTACCTGACGAGCGAACGCTGGAAAGCCCGCAGCGAGAGATAA
- the gdhA gene encoding NADP-specific glutamate dehydrogenase, with the protein MAQIVSLASFLDSVQQRDPHQPEFLQAVNEVLSTLWPFLEQNPHYADYSLLERLVEPERVIQFRVAWTDDKGQVQVNRAWRVQFSSAIGPYKGGMRFHPSVNLSILKFLGFEQTFKNALTTLPMGGGKGGSDFNPKGKSQGEIMRFCQALMTELYRHLGADTDVPAGDIGVGGREVGFMTGMMKKLTNNTACVFTGKGLSFGGSLIRPEATGYGLIYFTEAMLKRHGLSFEGMRVAVSGSGNVAQYAIEKAMELGARVVTASDSNGTVVDENGFTPEKLALLEEIKNKRYGRVEDYAREAKLTYLAGKTPWEVPVDIALPCATQNELDLPAAQTLIANGVKAVAEGANMPTTIPATDAFLDAGVLFAPGKAANAGGVATSGLEMAQNAARLGWKAEKVDARLHHIMLDIHTACVQYGGEGNQTNYVRGANVAGFVKVADAMLAQGVV; encoded by the coding sequence ATGGCACAAATCGTATCTCTGGCGAGTTTTCTTGATTCTGTTCAACAACGCGATCCGCATCAGCCTGAATTTCTACAGGCCGTTAATGAAGTGCTTTCGACTCTGTGGCCTTTTCTGGAGCAGAACCCTCACTATGCGGATTACAGCCTGCTGGAGCGATTGGTAGAACCGGAACGTGTGATTCAGTTTCGCGTCGCGTGGACGGACGACAAAGGTCAGGTACAGGTGAACCGTGCCTGGCGTGTCCAGTTTAGCTCCGCGATCGGGCCGTACAAAGGCGGCATGCGTTTCCATCCGTCCGTTAACCTGTCGATTCTGAAATTCCTCGGCTTCGAACAGACGTTCAAGAATGCGCTGACAACGCTGCCAATGGGCGGCGGTAAAGGCGGTTCGGACTTTAACCCGAAAGGGAAAAGCCAGGGCGAAATCATGCGTTTCTGTCAGGCGCTGATGACGGAACTGTATCGTCATCTGGGCGCTGATACGGACGTTCCGGCGGGCGATATCGGCGTGGGTGGCCGCGAAGTCGGTTTCATGACCGGTATGATGAAGAAGCTGACCAACAACACCGCATGTGTCTTCACCGGTAAAGGGCTGTCGTTCGGCGGCAGTCTGATCCGTCCTGAAGCGACGGGCTACGGCCTGATCTACTTCACGGAAGCGATGCTGAAACGCCACGGTCTGAGCTTTGAAGGCATGCGCGTTGCGGTGTCCGGCTCCGGTAATGTGGCGCAGTATGCGATTGAAAAAGCAATGGAGCTGGGTGCGCGTGTGGTCACGGCATCGGATTCCAACGGCACGGTGGTGGATGAGAACGGGTTTACCCCAGAGAAACTGGCGCTGCTGGAAGAGATCAAAAATAAACGCTATGGTCGCGTGGAAGATTATGCGCGTGAAGCGAAGCTGACCTACCTTGCAGGTAAAACGCCGTGGGAAGTGCCGGTAGACATCGCACTGCCGTGCGCCACACAGAATGAGCTGGACCTGCCAGCGGCACAGACGCTGATTGCTAACGGGGTGAAAGCCGTGGCAGAAGGCGCGAACATGCCAACGACGATCCCGGCGACCGATGCGTTCCTGGATGCGGGCGTGCTGTTTGCACCGGGCAAAGCGGCTAACGCGGGCGGCGTAGCGACATCCGGGCTGGAAATGGCGCAGAACGCGGCGCGTTTGGGCTGGAAAGCCGAGAAGGTGGATGCGCGTCTGCATCACATCATGCTGGATATTCACACTGCATGTGTGCAGTACGGTGGCGAAGGCAACCAGACTAACTACGTGCGCGGTGCCAACGTGGCGGGCTTTGTAAAAGTGGCCGACGCGATGCTGGCGCAGGGCGTGGTGTAA
- the uspA gene encoding universal stress protein UspA, with amino-acid sequence MAYKHILIAVDLSPESKVLVEKAVSMARPYNAKVSLIHVDVNYSDLYTGLIDVNLGDMQQRISEETQNALTELSQNAGYPISETLSGSGDLGQVLVDAIKKYDADLVLCGHHQDFWSKLMSSARQLINTVHVDMLIVPLRDDEDE; translated from the coding sequence ATGGCTTACAAACACATCCTTATTGCTGTTGACCTTTCTCCAGAAAGCAAAGTGTTAGTGGAAAAAGCCGTTTCAATGGCGAGACCGTACAATGCGAAAGTTTCGTTAATCCACGTTGATGTGAACTACTCCGATCTCTACACGGGGCTTATCGACGTCAATCTGGGCGACATGCAACAGCGTATCTCCGAAGAAACCCAGAACGCGTTAACCGAGCTGTCACAGAACGCGGGCTACCCCATCAGCGAGACGCTGAGCGGCAGCGGTGATTTAGGACAAGTACTGGTTGATGCGATTAAGAAATACGACGCCGATTTGGTGCTGTGCGGCCACCATCAGGACTTCTGGAGCAAATTGATGTCTTCGGCGCGCCAGCTGATTAATACCGTGCATGTCGACATGCTCATCGTGCCGCTGCGTGATGATGAAGACGAATAA
- the uspB gene encoding universal stress protein UspB produces the protein MISTFALFWALCIVCIINMARYYSSLRVLLLVLRDCDPLLYQYVDGGGFFTSHGQPSKQIRLVGYIYAQRYLDHHDPEFIRRCERVRGQFLLTTALCGLIVISLIAMMIWY, from the coding sequence ATGATTAGTACATTTGCGCTTTTCTGGGCTTTATGTATCGTCTGCATCATTAATATGGCGAGATACTACTCTTCATTGCGCGTGTTACTGCTGGTTTTGCGTGACTGTGACCCGCTACTTTACCAATACGTTGACGGAGGGGGATTCTTTACCTCGCACGGCCAGCCAAGCAAGCAAATCAGGCTGGTAGGCTATATCTACGCACAACGCTATCTTGATCATCACGACCCTGAGTTTATTCGCCGCTGCGAGCGGGTGCGGGGACAATTCCTGCTCACGACCGCCCTATGTGGCCTTATTGTCATCAGCCTGATTGCCATGATGATATGGTATTAA
- the pitA gene encoding inorganic phosphate transporter PitA yields MLHLFAGLDYYTGLMLILALLFVLMYEAINGFHDTANAVATVIYTRAMRAEFAVVMAGIFNFFGVLLGGLSVAYAIVHLLPTDLLLNVSSAHGLAMVFSMLLAAIIWNLGTWYFGIPASSSHTLIGSIIGIGLTNALLTNTSVVDALNVPKMISIFLSLLLSPIVGMVVAGLMLLVLRRFWNNSKKRKRVHLTPVDREKQDGKRKPPFWTRTALILSAIGVSFSHGANDGQKGIGLIMLVLIGVAPAGFIVNMNASGYDISRTRDAVVNLQEYYKQHGDALTHVIDLSPPVIPAPENTIPGNGQKEFHCDSSRVMIAIERTQGLLNNLKSYDQLNPDDRSRVRRLLMCISDTMDRVIKLPETSGEDKRYLSNLRKDMLQTVEYAPLWIIVAVALALSLGTMVGWKRVAVTIGEKIGKKGMTYAQGVSAQVTAALSIGVASYTGMPVSTTHVLSSAVAGTMIADGGGVQGKTIRSILLAWVLTLPISMLMSGTLYWLALKLI; encoded by the coding sequence ATGCTACATTTATTTGCCGGACTGGATTACTACACCGGCCTGATGTTGATATTGGCTTTGTTGTTTGTACTCATGTATGAAGCCATTAACGGTTTTCACGATACTGCGAATGCCGTTGCCACTGTTATTTATACCCGCGCTATGCGCGCAGAGTTTGCCGTTGTTATGGCGGGTATCTTTAACTTCTTTGGTGTACTGCTGGGCGGCCTGAGCGTAGCCTATGCGATTGTTCACCTTCTCCCCACGGATTTACTGCTGAACGTGAGTTCGGCGCACGGCTTGGCAATGGTGTTTTCCATGCTGCTGGCCGCCATTATCTGGAACCTGGGTACCTGGTATTTCGGTATTCCTGCCTCCAGTTCTCACACGCTGATCGGTTCCATTATCGGTATTGGTTTGACCAACGCGCTGTTGACGAATACTTCCGTCGTGGATGCGTTGAACGTGCCGAAAATGATCAGCATTTTCCTGTCGCTGTTGCTATCGCCGATTGTGGGGATGGTGGTTGCGGGTCTGATGCTGCTGGTGCTGCGTCGGTTCTGGAACAACAGTAAAAAGCGTAAACGTGTGCACCTGACGCCTGTCGATCGCGAGAAGCAGGATGGCAAACGCAAGCCGCCATTCTGGACGCGTACCGCGCTGATTCTATCGGCGATTGGGGTGAGCTTCTCTCACGGGGCAAACGACGGTCAGAAAGGTATCGGTTTGATTATGCTGGTACTGATTGGCGTCGCGCCAGCCGGATTCATTGTCAACATGAACGCATCTGGCTATGACATCAGTCGTACCCGCGATGCCGTTGTCAATTTGCAGGAATATTACAAGCAGCACGGCGACGCATTGACGCACGTTATCGATCTGTCTCCGCCTGTGATTCCTGCACCGGAAAACACGATTCCCGGCAATGGCCAGAAAGAATTTCACTGTGACAGTTCACGCGTGATGATTGCGATTGAGCGTACACAGGGCCTGCTGAATAACCTGAAAAGTTACGACCAGTTGAACCCTGACGATCGTAGCAGAGTGCGTCGCCTGCTGATGTGTATCTCGGATACGATGGATCGGGTGATCAAGCTGCCAGAAACGTCGGGTGAAGATAAACGCTACCTGAGCAATCTGCGTAAAGACATGCTGCAGACAGTTGAGTATGCGCCTCTCTGGATTATCGTCGCTGTCGCACTGGCGCTGTCTCTAGGCACAATGGTGGGCTGGAAACGCGTAGCTGTGACCATCGGCGAGAAGATTGGTAAGAAAGGCATGACCTATGCACAGGGCGTTTCGGCGCAGGTGACGGCGGCTCTGTCGATTGGCGTTGCCAGCTACACCGGTATGCCAGTTTCCACCACGCACGTATTGTCCTCGGCGGTTGCCGGGACGATGATTGCTGACGGTGGTGGCGTACAGGGTAAAACGATAAGAAGTATCCTGCTGGCCTGGGTGCTGACGTTGCCTATCTCGATGCTGATGTCCGGGACGCTGTACTGGCTGGCATTGAAGCTGATTTAA
- a CDS encoding NAD(P)/FAD-dependent oxidoreductase — protein MEQFDAVIIGAGAAGMFCAAQAGQRGLRVLLLDNGKKAGRKILMSGGGRCNFTNMYAEPAAYLSHNPHFCKSALARYTQWDFISLVNSHRIAYHEKTLGQLFCDDSAQQIVDMLVTECERANVTLRLRSEVTSVEKSDDLFTIQLNNGTSFQSASLVVACGGLSMPGLGATPFGYQLAAQFDINVLPTRAALVPFTLHKQLLEQLQTLSGVSVPTVVTAENGVTFRENILFTHRGLSGPAILQISSYWQAGEFVTINLLPDRDLTQLINDERIAHPNQSLKNTLAQWLPKRLVECLQALGQLPDVTLKQLNSAQQTQMEQSLQQWRVQPNGTEGYRTAEVTIGGVDTRALSSKTMEANAVPGLYFIGEVVDVTGWLGGYNFQWAWSSAWACAQALPFSK, from the coding sequence GTGGAACAGTTTGACGCTGTCATCATCGGTGCCGGTGCAGCAGGCATGTTTTGCGCAGCACAGGCGGGACAACGCGGACTGCGTGTGCTATTGCTCGATAACGGCAAGAAGGCTGGCCGGAAAATATTGATGTCCGGCGGCGGTCGCTGCAACTTTACCAATATGTATGCAGAACCCGCGGCGTACCTGTCTCACAATCCTCACTTTTGCAAATCGGCACTAGCGCGTTATACCCAATGGGATTTCATCAGTCTGGTCAACAGCCATCGCATCGCTTACCACGAGAAAACGCTCGGCCAGCTATTCTGCGATGATTCCGCACAGCAAATCGTTGACATGCTGGTAACAGAGTGCGAACGAGCTAACGTCACTCTCCGTCTGCGTAGTGAAGTCACCTCGGTAGAAAAATCAGACGATCTATTCACCATCCAGCTAAACAACGGCACATCATTCCAAAGCGCATCGCTGGTTGTTGCCTGCGGCGGCCTGTCGATGCCGGGCCTGGGCGCGACGCCGTTCGGCTACCAGCTTGCTGCACAGTTCGATATCAACGTGCTCCCCACTCGCGCCGCGTTAGTGCCTTTCACATTGCATAAGCAGCTGCTCGAACAGCTGCAAACGCTCTCCGGCGTCTCTGTGCCTACCGTTGTCACCGCAGAAAACGGCGTGACGTTCCGTGAAAACATTCTGTTCACGCACCGTGGGCTCTCTGGCCCTGCTATTTTGCAGATCTCCAGCTACTGGCAGGCCGGGGAATTCGTCACCATCAATCTGCTGCCCGACCGCGATCTCACCCAGCTCATTAATGACGAACGCATCGCTCACCCAAACCAAAGTCTGAAAAACACGCTGGCGCAGTGGCTGCCTAAACGACTGGTTGAATGTCTGCAAGCGTTAGGACAACTGCCGGACGTCACATTGAAACAGCTCAACAGCGCACAGCAAACACAGATGGAACAGAGCCTGCAACAGTGGCGCGTACAACCAAACGGCACGGAGGGCTACCGCACTGCCGAAGTGACCATCGGCGGCGTTGACACCCGCGCGCTGTCCTCCAAAACCATGGAAGCCAACGCGGTGCCGGGGCTGTATTTCATCGGTGAAGTGGTCGATGTGACCGGCTGGCTCGGCGGCTATAATTTCCAATGGGCATGGAGCTCCGCATGGGCGTGTGCGCAGGCGCTGCCTTTTAGTAAATAG
- a CDS encoding EAL domain-containing protein, translating to MSPRLNKHKINLLQLLVAGILPLLLGLLFTFVESRLMVKRDLESTAQIAMNHAENISAQAWKMVDRLQRFHGQPCNIIGDELQRLGSVFSYFRAIGVIHNTNVYCSSTFGSTLTPISRVIQQPLPETYSERWSLSIAGSDNVKERPALIFVQMPLTGDGAYAMVDAQYLIDLMIAISKIRGYQLTLKMDNGHPIQTGPAITPRIGLFSTSALEIRSSRFPITLNITAPASQEIANWKQAFFTFLPLAIILSLLFTTAIWYWQKRKLLFRDEIRKGIANGEFSVYYQPIYDAESQTCTGVETLLRWRRSNGKWIRPDIFISAAEAESMIIPITRHLFDLVASDIASWQVKPGFHLGLNVAAEHLHHPSFVSDVHRFAEKVASHSLSISLELTERNLISNGPEIIQRLHQLREDGFMITIDDFGTGHCSLSYLQNFPLDCLKIDQGFVSAISSPDEEAPILDAIINLSHRINLQSVAEGVETKQQLMYLQQHGVKYIQGFLYAKPMDNESFLVWLHYNGNKSIESFMMKNEEGKKND from the coding sequence ATGAGTCCCAGACTTAACAAACATAAAATCAACCTCTTGCAGTTACTGGTTGCTGGCATACTGCCGCTGCTGCTTGGGTTGTTGTTCACTTTTGTTGAGTCCAGATTAATGGTAAAGCGGGATTTGGAATCCACTGCGCAAATCGCGATGAATCATGCCGAGAATATTTCGGCACAGGCATGGAAGATGGTAGATCGTCTCCAGCGCTTCCATGGTCAGCCCTGCAACATTATCGGCGATGAATTGCAGCGCCTCGGTTCGGTCTTTTCTTACTTTCGTGCCATTGGCGTTATCCATAATACCAATGTCTATTGCTCTTCAACGTTTGGCAGCACACTGACGCCAATCAGCCGCGTCATTCAACAACCGCTGCCAGAGACGTATTCTGAACGCTGGAGCCTGTCGATTGCTGGTTCAGACAACGTGAAAGAACGGCCGGCGCTGATTTTTGTCCAGATGCCTCTTACGGGTGACGGCGCTTACGCCATGGTCGATGCGCAATATCTGATCGACCTCATGATTGCGATTAGCAAAATACGCGGCTACCAACTTACCCTGAAAATGGATAACGGCCATCCGATTCAAACTGGCCCGGCGATTACGCCCCGCATCGGCCTATTTTCTACCTCTGCGCTTGAAATCAGGTCGAGCCGATTCCCGATTACGCTCAATATCACCGCCCCAGCTTCTCAGGAAATAGCGAACTGGAAGCAGGCTTTCTTCACGTTTCTGCCACTGGCGATTATTCTCTCTCTGCTTTTCACTACGGCGATCTGGTACTGGCAAAAACGTAAATTATTATTCCGCGACGAAATCCGCAAAGGCATCGCTAACGGCGAGTTTTCCGTCTATTACCAGCCCATCTATGATGCAGAATCGCAAACCTGCACCGGCGTTGAGACGTTACTGCGCTGGCGACGTAGCAACGGGAAGTGGATCAGACCTGATATATTTATCTCTGCCGCCGAAGCTGAAAGTATGATTATTCCCATCACTCGGCACTTATTTGATCTGGTGGCATCAGATATTGCCAGTTGGCAGGTAAAGCCGGGGTTTCATCTGGGGCTCAACGTTGCAGCCGAACACCTGCATCATCCCAGTTTTGTATCAGACGTACACCGTTTCGCAGAGAAGGTCGCTTCTCATTCATTAAGCATTTCTCTGGAACTGACGGAACGTAACCTCATCAGCAATGGCCCTGAAATCATACAGCGCCTGCATCAGCTACGTGAAGATGGCTTTATGATTACCATTGATGACTTTGGTACCGGACACTGTTCACTCTCTTATCTGCAAAACTTTCCGCTAGATTGCCTGAAAATAGACCAAGGATTCGTTAGCGCAATTTCATCACCAGATGAAGAAGCGCCAATTCTTGATGCCATTATTAATTTGAGCCATCGCATCAATCTTCAATCCGTCGCGGAAGGCGTAGAAACCAAACAGCAGCTCATGTATTTACAACAGCACGGCGTCAAATATATACAGGGATTCCTTTACGCTAAGCCGATGGATAATGAATCGTTTCTCGTCTGGCTTCACTACAATGGCAATAAATCGATAGAGAGCTTTATGATGAAAAATGAAGAAGGGAAGAAGAACGACTAA
- a CDS encoding Ail/Lom family outer membrane beta-barrel protein, with amino-acid sequence MKKTTLLLSTLLACAMGMSVAQATQTVSLGYAQAKVDDFKDPKGITAKYHYQGDSDLGIIGSFTYVSAEQTEYYQNSSSDVYKLKYYSLMAGPSYRFNEYVSVYGLAGIGRGKSSWEEGDAVRESGSESKSSFAYGAGIQITPVANWAIDIGYEGTKIYETRVDAFNIGVGYRF; translated from the coding sequence ATGAAAAAAACAACGCTGCTGCTTTCCACTCTACTTGCTTGTGCCATGGGAATGTCTGTTGCTCAGGCAACACAAACGGTATCTTTGGGTTATGCTCAGGCGAAAGTCGATGACTTTAAAGATCCAAAAGGGATTACCGCAAAATACCATTATCAAGGTGATTCCGATCTCGGCATTATTGGCTCTTTCACTTATGTGAGCGCGGAGCAAACAGAGTATTATCAGAATTCAAGCAGTGATGTTTATAAGTTGAAATACTATTCACTCATGGCTGGGCCATCCTACCGTTTTAACGAATATGTCAGCGTTTATGGCTTGGCGGGTATTGGGCGCGGTAAATCCAGTTGGGAAGAGGGAGATGCTGTCCGTGAATCGGGTAGTGAAAGTAAATCCAGCTTTGCTTACGGTGCCGGTATTCAAATTACGCCAGTAGCAAACTGGGCGATTGATATTGGCTACGAAGGCACGAAAATTTATGAAACGCGTGTCGATGCCTTTAATATTGGCGTCGGCTATCGTTTCTGA